From a region of the Paenibacillus sp. R14(2021) genome:
- a CDS encoding squalene/phytoene synthase family protein: MYKKPYAEELTLHTEEDLDSYTYCVAGAVSELLSEIWFWFDDTKTDPIESVGFGRGLQAVNILRNRTEDLARGVNFFPDDWGPKEMFLYTRRNLAFGDVYISKLKPGPVLEFCRIPLALAHGTLNALSAGENKLNRAAVMEIIKQLAGNIKIPISAGGPSGIYFSSHYPERVRSLTLQAAVSKEWFTSKDKAYKVAQILFSPSLEQYSWKLIGLMSNLFPKFIFKQMASSFSKLTYSEVLTYIKDDDINKFRKMNNRQRSGYGFIIDSTFAAAN; encoded by the coding sequence ATGTACAAGAAGCCGTACGCGGAAGAGCTGACTCTCCACACTGAGGAAGACCTGGACAGTTACACATATTGCGTCGCAGGTGCAGTAAGTGAATTACTTTCGGAGATATGGTTCTGGTTCGACGATACCAAAACAGATCCGATCGAATCTGTTGGCTTCGGCCGCGGTTTACAGGCAGTTAATATTCTTCGTAATCGCACAGAAGATCTGGCCCGGGGTGTTAACTTCTTCCCCGATGATTGGGGACCGAAGGAGATGTTCTTATATACCCGCCGTAATCTTGCTTTTGGTGATGTGTACATTTCAAAACTTAAGCCGGGTCCGGTCCTTGAGTTTTGCAGGATACCATTAGCACTTGCCCATGGAACACTTAATGCTCTATCTGCCGGCGAAAACAAACTAAACCGAGCCGCCGTTATGGAAATTATTAAGCAATTAGCTGGAAATATTAAAATACCGATTTCTGCTGGCGGACCAAGTGGAATTTATTTTTCTTCGCATTATCCTGAGCGTGTAAGAAGTCTTACGCTTCAAGCTGCGGTATCGAAAGAATGGTTCACCTCTAAGGATAAAGCATACAAGGTGGCTCAAATATTGTTCTCTCCTTCATTGGAGCAATATTCATGGAAGCTAATCGGATTGATGAGCAACCTGTTTCCTAAATTTATCTTTAAACAAATGGCTTCTTCATTTAGCAAACTTACTTATTCTGAAGTGCTGACATATATTAAAGATGATGATATTAACAAGTTTCGGAAAATGAATAATCGGCAACGCTCTGGGTATGGTTTTATTATTGACTCAACTTTCGCAGCTGCAAATTAG
- a CDS encoding DoxX family protein, whose product MIPIVTLIIIFQAVLGIFFMFTGTTIITGKMANEFKKLGLPSIFNLLTGLIEIVGAIGMIAGYWFPITAILSGLMLGSTMLVAAFMLIVIARDPFKKTLPAILLSLLSFATAIYML is encoded by the coding sequence GTGATTCCAATCGTCACGTTAATTATTATTTTTCAAGCTGTGTTGGGGATATTCTTTATGTTCACAGGCACTACAATTATAACTGGAAAAATGGCAAATGAGTTCAAAAAACTTGGCCTCCCGTCTATATTTAATTTGTTAACCGGCTTGATTGAGATTGTGGGGGCGATTGGAATGATTGCGGGATATTGGTTCCCGATCACAGCTATATTATCAGGATTAATGTTGGGCTCGACAATGCTGGTTGCCGCCTTTATGTTGATTGTGATTGCGAGAGATCCGTTTAAGAAAACACTTCCGGCAATCCTATTGAGTTTATTGTCTTTTGCTACTGCAATTTACATGCTATAG
- a CDS encoding MarR family winged helix-turn-helix transcriptional regulator — MDLFDLTGFLIHRTDMKLTNYFIRKLKPYEVTPEQWGIISVLDCDRAMTQKEVAEAIDRDQSTVVRMISSLEKKGMVKRLQNNDDKRSHNLFLSAKGMQHKTSLLPVVKEAHDFLTRNLSQDELALLHETLHKLYLNVKGE, encoded by the coding sequence ATGGATTTATTTGATCTTACCGGATTCCTTATCCATCGAACCGATATGAAACTAACAAATTACTTCATCAGAAAACTGAAACCCTATGAAGTCACGCCAGAACAGTGGGGAATCATCAGCGTTCTTGATTGCGATCGAGCAATGACACAGAAGGAAGTTGCCGAAGCGATAGACAGAGATCAAAGCACGGTTGTCAGGATGATTTCTTCGCTCGAAAAAAAAGGTATGGTAAAGCGACTGCAAAACAACGACGACAAACGTTCCCATAACCTGTTTCTCAGCGCCAAAGGCATGCAGCATAAAACGAGCCTTTTACCTGTGGTAAAGGAAGCACATGATTTTTTGACCCGTAATTTAAGTCAGGATGAACTTGCGCTGCTTCACGAAACGCTTCATAAACTCTATCTTAACGTAAAGGGAGAATAG